One genomic window of Burkholderia diffusa includes the following:
- a CDS encoding LysR substrate-binding domain-containing protein: protein MSTPLVRLPSLDLVRGFVAVGRRMSITLAAQDLCVTQSAVSRQVHALEAHLGVALLQRGYRKIAFTPEGERLFRAADAALLSLQHTVASLAATRERQPVTITASIGVTALWLLPRLGRLQARLPDVDLRVAANDKVLDLRAEGIDLGIRYCPRERAPAGALHLFDEVVVPVAHPALAARPVTDVAAIADHVLLEFDGPPQTQLQWRAHLHAAGLDDARPKGVLRFNQYDQVIHAAIAGQGVALGRLALVAPMLADGRLAVLGPHSQALSDAYGYWLFRHDPAPRREVADVRDWILAEAAECDAAMRAYDAAQR, encoded by the coding sequence ATGTCAACGCCGCTCGTCCGTCTCCCGTCGCTGGACCTCGTGCGCGGTTTCGTCGCCGTCGGCCGCCGCATGAGCATCACGCTCGCCGCGCAGGACCTGTGTGTCACGCAGTCGGCGGTCAGCCGCCAGGTGCATGCGCTCGAGGCACATCTCGGCGTCGCGCTGCTGCAGCGCGGCTATCGCAAGATCGCGTTCACGCCGGAAGGTGAGCGGCTGTTTCGCGCCGCCGACGCGGCGCTGCTCAGCCTGCAGCACACCGTCGCGTCGCTCGCCGCCACGCGCGAGCGCCAGCCCGTCACGATCACCGCGAGCATCGGCGTCACCGCGCTGTGGCTGCTGCCGCGGCTCGGGCGCCTGCAGGCGCGCCTGCCCGACGTCGACCTGCGCGTGGCCGCGAACGACAAGGTACTCGATTTGCGCGCGGAAGGCATCGACCTCGGAATCCGCTACTGCCCGCGCGAGCGTGCGCCCGCCGGCGCGCTGCACCTGTTCGACGAAGTCGTCGTGCCGGTCGCGCACCCGGCGCTGGCCGCGCGGCCCGTCACCGACGTGGCCGCGATCGCCGACCACGTGCTGCTTGAATTCGACGGGCCGCCGCAAACGCAACTGCAGTGGCGTGCGCACCTGCACGCGGCCGGGCTCGACGACGCACGCCCGAAGGGCGTGCTGCGTTTCAACCAGTACGACCAGGTGATCCATGCCGCGATTGCCGGCCAGGGCGTCGCGCTCGGAAGGCTCGCGCTCGTCGCACCGATGCTCGCGGACGGCCGGCTCGCGGTGCTCGGCCCGCACTCGCAGGCGTTGTCGGATGCGTACGGCTATTGGCTGTTCCGGCACGATCCCGCACCGCGCCGCGAAGTCGCCGATGTGCGCGACTGGATTCTCGCGGAAGCGGCCGAATGCGACGCGGCAATGCGCGCGTACGACGCGGCGCAGCGGTAA